A genomic region of Trifolium pratense cultivar HEN17-A07 linkage group LG3, ARS_RC_1.1, whole genome shotgun sequence contains the following coding sequences:
- the LOC123916982 gene encoding probable LRR receptor-like serine/threonine-protein kinase At5g10290 — MDFLFVLLLLGCLCSFVLSDQQGDALIELRKSLNASGQQLSDWNENQVNPCTWSRVNCDLNSNVIQVSLAMMGFPGHLTPKIGALKYLQTLSLQGNAITGDIPKEFGNLTSLVWLDLESNRLTGEIPSSLGNLKKLQFLALSQNNLSGTIPESLANISSLNEIQLDSNSLSGRIPQKLFQLSKYNFSGNNLYCGVSYGQPCAHNNADQGSSHKPTGLIIGVSIAFVTIVVIGGLLLFWCKGRHKGYKREVFVDVAGEVDRRIAFGQLRRFAWRELQIATDNFSEKNVLGQGGFGKVYKGVLADNTKVAVKRLTDYESPGGDAAFQREVEMISVAVHRNLLKLIGFCTTPTERLLVYPFMQNLSVAYRLRELKLGEPVLDWPTRKRVALGTARGLEYLHEHCNPKIIHRDVKAANVLLDEDFEAVVGDFGLAKLVDIRKTNVTTQVRGTMGHIAPEYLSTGKSSERTDVFGYGIMLLELVTGQRAIDFSRLEEEDDVLLLDHVKKLEREKRLEAIVDRNLNKNYNMQEVEMMIKVALLCTQATSEDRPLMSEVVRMLEGEGLAERWEEWQHVEVNRRQEYDRLQRRFDWGEDSVYNQDAIELSGGR; from the exons ATGGACTTCTTATTTGTACTATTGCTATTGGGTTGCTTGTGTTCATTTGTGTTGTCTGATCAGCAAG GAGATGCGCTGATTGAATTGAGGAAATCGCTGAATGCTTCAGGTCAACAGCTTAGTGACTGGAATGAGAATCAAGTCAACCCTTGTACCTGGTCACGTGTCAACTGTGACCTAAACTCCAATGTTATTCAAGT TTCACTAGCGATGATGGGATTCCCAGGACACTTAACCCCAAAGATAGGAGCTCTAAAATATCTCCAAACTCT TTCTTTGCAAGGTAATGCCATCACTGGTGACATACCAAAAGAGTTTGGAAACCTGACAAGCTTGGTCTGGTTGGATTTGGAAAGCAATAGATTAACCGGTGAAATACCGTCTTCCCTTGGTAATCTTAAAAAGCTCCAATTCTT GGCATTGAGTCAAAACAATCTCAGTGGGACCATTCCTGAATCACTTGCCAATATTTCAAGCTTGAACGAAAT TCAGCTAGATTCAAATAGTCTTAGCGGCCGAATTCCGCAGAAGTTATTTCAACTTTCTAAATACAA TTTCAGCGGAAATAACTTGTATTGTGGTGTGAGTTATGGTCAACCCTGTGCACATAATAATGCAGATCAAG GTTCATCACATAAACCAACTGGCCTCATAATTGGAGTTAGCATAGCATTTGTGACTATCGTTGTTATTGGCGGTCTTCTGTTATTTTGGTGCAAGGGTAGACACAAGGGCTACAAGCGTGAAGTTTTTGTAGATGTTGCAG GTGAAGTTGATCGGCGAATTGCATTCGGTCAACTAAGAAGATTTGCATGGAGAGAACTACAAATAGCCACAGACAACTTCAGTGAGAAAAATGTTTTAGGACAGGGAGGCTTTGGAAAGGTTTATAAAGGTGTCCTTGCTGATAACACAAAAGTTGCTGTCAAAAGGTTAACTGATTATGAAAGCCCTGGGGGAGATGCAGCTTTTCAGCGTGAAGTTGAGATGATAAGCGTAGCTGTGCATAGGAACCTGTTAAAGCTAATTGGGTTTTGTACAACTCCAACTGAACGTCTCTTAGTTTACCCCTTCATGCAGAACTTAAGTGTTGCCTATCGTCTACGAG AACTCAAACTTGGGGAACCTGTTTTGGATTGGCCTACTAGAAAGCGAGTAGCTCTGGGAACTGCACGGGGCCTAGAATATCTGCACGAGCATTGCAATCCTAAGATTATTCATCGGGATGTGAAGGCAGCTAATGTACTACTAGACGAAGATTTCGAAGCAGTTGTTGGTGACTTTGGTTTGGCAAAGTTAGTAGATATTCGAAAGACTAATGTGACCACTCAAGTTCGTGGGACAATGGGCCACATAGCTCCTGAGTATTTGTCGACCGGAAAGTCTTCAGAAAGGACCGATGTTTTTGGTTATGGGATTATGCTTCTGGAGCTGGTTACTGGTCAACGCGCAATTGACTTCTCACGTTTGGAAGAGGAAGATGATGTGCTGTTGCTTGACCAT GTAAAAAAATTGGAACGAGAGAAAAGACTAGAAGCTATTGTTGATCGCAACCTAAATAAAAACTACAACATGCAAGAGGTAGAAATGATGATAAAAGTTGCATTACTGTGCACTCAAGCAACGTCAGAGGACCGTCCCCTGATGTCTGAGGTTGTAAGAATGCTAGAAGGAGAAGGGTTGGCCGAAAGGTGGGAGGAATGGCAGCATGTAGAGGTGAATCGGAGACAAGAATACGACAGATTACAAAGAAGATTTGATTGGGGAGAAGATTCAGTTTATAATCAAGATGCCATTGAGTTGTCTGGTGGAAGATAA
- the LOC123916980 gene encoding protein SENSITIVE TO PROTON RHIZOTOXICITY 2-like, which produces MNMHNHTEIIQQTNNTNIPLHNLNELSTKMDSIQRYISQSINTNTLLPKHHLDTLSDQISTTIRQVIINATALLATYPATTMVKPTTCYKTYDENDALLTTCPATITDPPTNCYRIRGENNSCINDAVANSTIDSDVVELDAVELLANHFHFCEICGKGFTRNANLRMHMRAHGDKFKTPESLRCGRETRLSATRFSCPFESCKRNRLHKKFTPLKSVLCLRNHFKRSHCPKTHTCDRCRKKSFALVSDLKSHVKQCKGESTWKCSCGTTFSRKEKLFGHMERFEGHSPAVVEVGDESMAAGECVGEMLTKETDCLDGLPDGFFDDLDKFWV; this is translated from the coding sequence ATGAATATGCATAATCACACCGAAATTATACAACAAACAAATAATACAAATATTCCCCTTCACAACCTTAACGAACTAAGCACCAAAATGGATTCTATTCAACGCTACATATCCCAATCCATCAACACCAACACTCTCCTCCCCAAACATCACTTAGACACACTCTCCGACCAAATCTCAACAACCATTCGCCAAGTCATTATCAACGCAACTGCTCTTCTCGCCACATATCCTGCAACAACAATGGTTAAACCAACCACGTGTTACAAGACATATGACGAGAATGATGCACTACTCACTACATGTCCTGCAACAATAACGGATCCACCAACTAATTGTTACAGGATACGTGGTGAGAACAACAGTTGCATTAATGATGCCGTGGCGAATTCCACGATAGATTCTGATGTCGTGGAACTCGATGCAGTGGAACTTCTTGCGAATCACTTTCACTTCTGCGAAATTTGCGGGAAAGGTTTCACGCGCAACGCAAATTTGCGTATGCACATGCGCGCGCACGGAGACAAATTTAAAACACCCGAATCTTTACGTTGCGGGAGGGAAACGCGCTTATCGGCAACGCGATTTTCTTGTCCTTTCGAAAGTTGCAAACGGAACAGGTTACACAAGAAGTTCACGCCGTTAAAATCAGTGTTATGTTTGAGAAACCATTTCAAGAGAAGTCATTGTCCGAAAACTCACACGTGCGATCGGTGTCGGAAGAAGAGTTTTGCGTTGGTTTCGGATTTGAAGAGTCACGTGAAACAGTGTAAGGGAGAGTCCACGTGGAAGTGTTCGTGTGGTACCACGTTTTCTAGGAAGGAGAAATTGTTTGGACACATGGAACGGTTTGAGGGACATTCGCCGGCAGTGGTTGAGGTCGGTGATGAATCAATGGCGGCGGGAGAATGTGTGGGTGAAATGTTAACTAAGGAAACTGATTGTTTAGATGGGTTACCTGATGGTTTCTTTGATGATTTGGACAAATTTTGGGTCTGA